In Galactobacillus timonensis, the genomic window CCGCAATGTCTGCATTGAAAGACCTGAAATGCATTCAGAAACTCTGCTTCTCCGGATTCTATCAGGCTTTGATGCCTGCGATCAAAGACTTCCACATACTGATCCTTAATGAACTGCTCGTACGGCGAAAGACTCTCCTTATAATCCCAGGGCGTACGGCGCCTGGAAGAGGTAAGCGATTGATTATACATTTGTGGTAGACCTCAATACTTAAGTAAGCAGTCATGAGGAGGCCTACCACAGCTAACTCAGAACCACTTACCAAAGCGTTTTAGCTTTCTAGCCCCGTCGGGCTATCCAAATTATAGATTCTTCACCAACACTGTGCAAAAGCGGATTATAATCTATTAATCCGTGAACCTTCCAGCTCACGGATTTTTTTCGTCTTTCATCGGCACTGGGCGTTCTTCACGTATACGTCCGCAACCGCAGGAATCAGATTGCAGTAATGTGTCCCCTGTGCAAAAATCACGGCGTCGTGATCTGAAGATGAATGCCGTCCTGCTTATTCGACCTTTGCACCGCTAATAATATGTTCGACCAGATCATCCAGTGACATTCCTTTCTTTTTGGATCTCAAAATATACGCCGGATGGTAGGTCCAGTAAACCGGTACTGACAGTTTCGTCAGTGACTCATCAATCCGGACACAATAGCCTTCTGCATTTGCCGTCGGCCTGATCGCAGCCAATTGCTTTTTCTCAATCCTCAATGCAATGCTGAGAGATTTGGTGTAGTTAGGGCCAACCAGAAAAACAATTACGTCAGGCTTTACAATTTCTATTTCCTTTTGTACCAGCGTCTTCTCATCCTTCCGTACGGGCGAATTGAAAATAACTTCATCATCGCCTGTTAATGGTATTGTCTTCCTGCTTTCAGGTTCAAACCGATGGAATTTATCCAGATTTGACCAAGCCGGATGCCAGCCCTGTTGAACTATTTTTCGAAAGAGAGACCAAAAAGGAGACTTATTCAATTTTTCGCGAGGCAAGTCCTGAGAGTCCTGGCCTGCCGAAATCATTCTCGTCTGATCGATCTGAGACATGGCATAACAAATCACCCAGTCCTGTATCCTCTCGAGAGAATTATCATTATCGAAATAAAAATTTCTCGCCTCCTGGCCGAACAGCAGAATGCGTCTGCCTACCGCTTCCGCATAATATTCGCTAATGCCCGGCACAAACACATCCGAATACAGTCCTTCTGTCGATTTCAGACGTTTCTGAACTGAGTCCGAGTTCAGCCAGTCCCGCGTCACGTTTCTCAACTGTTCATTTACTTGATCCCGATTCATTTTCAGCCCTCTTTTCTTCAATATATGCCTGTTGAATCCCGTCGATGAATTCAAGGAATTCGTTCTTTATTCTCTCCGGTTCTTCGATGACAATATTGCGCCCATATCCGGCAAGCCATTGATAGAAGCCTTCGGACGCAACTGCTTTCACATGGACCTTGAAGCTTCCGTCCGGCTGATTGATCATCACAATGTTCTTTCCGAACTTCCTCTGAATATTTCTTCGGACCCATTTGGAACAGTGCAACGCCAGAGCCTCGGGCACACCGTTGTACATATGCACCGATTCCTTCAGATATTTGTTGATGCTGAAGGAAGAGCCCTGGTCCTTGAATTCACTGATTTCGCTGACCGGTCGGACCGGAAGTTCCGTTTCCGTAATGTTCTCCATCAGATCGAGTTTAAAATGCGTCGCATGATCATGTTCCGACGGATTTGCGATGAGGTAATACTCATTCTCATAGAGCGGAAGATAATACGGACTTGCCGTATAGACCTTTCCGCCGCGATATGGTTCTTTCTTACCGTCCGGGCCGACAACCGTGTATTGAAAGGAAATCTGATGCCGGTCCATGATTGCATGGAGGACAGTGTCAAACTTGATCTTGTTCGCCGCATCTTCCGATTTCAAGGAAGAGTCAATATAAGTGGTGGACGAAATCAGATTTCTTCCATTTTCTGTAGCCGCTGAAGCCAGCTTCTGAATCAGCTTTTCCGAATCTTTTTCCGTCAACCACGCCGCCGAAGCAACCGCATCCGCAAGGATCTTGAGCTCATAATCTTCAAAGATCTGATCGGTCATATAGAACCCATCATTATGGTTCTCACATTTTTCGATGCTGAAGCCCGCTTCGCTGATAGTCTGAAGATCCCGGGCAACCGACTTCCGCTCCGCATGAATCCCCTTTGCCTGAAGATGTTGAATGATCTGCGAGATATTCAATGGATGATCCGCATCCGTATGCTGCATGATTTCCAGAGTATAGAGTAATTTCAGCTTATTATTTTCTGCCATCTCATTAAGCTCTTTATCAATGTCACTGTATCGTAGAGCTGCTTACGCAATCAATTATTGAACCCAAAGAAGGATTTTTCATCAGTCGAACTTTCAGACTTCCTTCTGCACTCCTGAATCTGATCATCCAGAACAATTCCTTCCTGCAGAAGCATATTCGCCAATGCATCTACAAACCGCTGATGTTTGATCAGAAGATACGACGCAATCCTCTCTGCGATGACCGCAAGTACCCGAATGTTGATATTGTTGTTCTCCTGATCCAGGCCGTTTTCATTTCCGCCCAAATCGAACCAGATACCGTCTTCACTGATTTCTTCAAGAAAATGATATACCTCTTCCAGTTGAACAACCGGTTCATTTTTCACGATTCCAAATTTCATGATATCAATCATTCTGGCCGCGGCATTTGCGATGATATCCCGCTCATAGATTGCTTCTTTTCCCGCAGAATATTCTCCATCCTCTCTCCGCTTGAGGATTGTACTGGCGGTTGTGCCACTGCTCATATAGATCGCCGCCACATCAACCGTACCCGGGGCCATCACTTCCAGTACGACTGTCTTCGCTGCCGTTTCATATGCTTCCTGCGGAAGGGACCTTTTTTCATTCTGCCTGTTGATTTCTTCCAGGCTGCAGCCTTGTCTGTCCTTAATAATACTTAGCCGCGCTAAGAAGAAGTCGAATGCAGTGATGCACGGGTGATTGTTGCTCGCAGCTTCCAGAACAGCCTGTTTCATAATGTTCTTAACTATTAACGGCGTTGTTTCCGGTGACGACAGAATCTTTGCAATCTTTTGCGGCGCAAGTTCCGTATTCATATTCCCGGCATTAAGGATCGGCTCGACGATCTCACGAATATCTTCCTGATCAATAGCTTCAAGATCCAGCGCAATATCAATTTTCCCAGGCCGGATCAGAGTCTCATAGTAATCGTATCGATCAGCAGTAAACACAATAAATACATTTTTACCTTCGATGGCATCCATGCATTCTTTCAGCTTGATTTCCAGGTGGGTTGATATTGTCGAATATTGATCCAGGTCATCCAGAAAAATGATCGAAGGTGTCTGATTTTCGGCCGCCGCAAAAACATCTGTGATCTGTCGATAGTTTGTTGTTAGCGGACTGATGTGATGAATCTGAAATGACGGCCGCCCCGATGCACGAATCAGGCAGTTTGCCAGTGTCGTTTTTCCGGCACCGTTTTTTCCAAACAGAATGATTCCGGAAGGATCACGGCTCCCCAGTGCCTTGAACTTTGGATTGCCCCGGAGAATTTCCGCAATCCGCATCAGGAAGCCGCGAACATAGCGGTACCCCTTCACCGATTCAAATGCCTCGATGACTTCCGGATCAAACTCTTCACAGTTTTCATCTCTCGTCATATGGATATCCTCTTATGGAAAACGGTCTGCTCAGATTGCGCACGCTTTTGTCGGCACTCCTGAATCTGTTCTTCCAGCAGAAATTCATTCTGTAAGAGTTCTTCGGCCAGCAGGTCGACAAATGATTCATTCTTCTTTAACAGGGATAAGGATGTTCTCTCTGCTTCTTTGATCAGGAGCCAGTACCAGTAATTCTTTAAACGTTCATTGGCATTTTCCACCGGAAAGAATCGTTCCGCATGGTCAAAGAAACCTTCCTGATCCATGTCCTCCAGCACAGAATTGACCGACTCATTCTCTGAAAAGGGTGCCGGCTCACTCCTTCCGAACTTCATCAGACTGATCATTCTTGGCGAAGCGTCGATGATGGAAAATTTCCTGTCTTCCTCAATCCTTTGTTCCAAAAATGATTTCTTGCATTGATCCGGAACAGATCCCCAGCGGATTCCCCTGGCACCATGGAACCAGAAGACCCCTGCGATATGGGTACTTCCCGGGAAATACAGTTCCCAGAGGGCCGTTTTGGCAGCGATCTCATACGCTTTCTTTTGCATGCATGTTCTGTTGATATCCCTTTGTTCCTGATGAAATGCATACACCGGCGCTTCTTCATCGGCAGAAAGAAGAGCGTGGTAATAATTCGATACATGAATGGATGAATAGCCTGACTGAACCGCCTCATCCGCAGCTTCCTGAACAAAATTGCGAAGCCTTGCAGGCTCAAGCGCCAGCGGCCAGCCGAACAGTTTCAGAATTTCCTCCGGCGCAAGATCGGAAGATATGTTCAGCTCCTTCAGGGAAGACCGCAGAAAATCTACGGTGCATTTTTGATCCATCTCCAGACAATCAATGTAGATTTGTAAATCGATTCGTTCGCGGCTTACCAGTTTGGGATCGTAGGCATACGTCGGGTTACAGGCCACAAGTACAAAAACGTGTTTCCCGTGAACCGAATCAATGCAGTTCATTAACTCTTTCTTTATCTTTTCCGCAGTTGACTCATCCTGAAAGACATATGTTTCCAGATCAGCCAGATAGACAATGGAAGGCGCATGAGCCAGGGCCTCTTCAAATACAGAATGAATGATTGTGTCCCAGTTTCGATCCGGCCGGTCGATGCATATGCGATAGGCCTTCCTTCCGCTTGCCTGAATCAGACACTTTGCCAGCAGCGTTTTTCCCATGGCATCGTATCCATAAAGAAGGAGACCGGAAGGTTCGTGATCTCCGCTTTCATCAACATTCGGCGGATCTTTCAGTATTTTTGCGATGGTCATCAGCCGTTTCTTTAAGTCAGAGAATCCCCATACAGGTTTAAAGGCCTTCATGATTTTGTCATCGAAGGATGGATTACTTTCTGCATTTTCCATCGCCTGTTATCTCCTTTCGGAATTAACAATAAAGCCTATGCTGTACCAAAAATGGGACAGCATAGGCATTCGGAAATAAAAAAAGATCTGCCGAAGCAGATCTCATGCATCAGTAAATCGGACGGTCCGTCCTTGCTTCGCGCTTAATCAAACGATAGATGACGAAGTACATGATCACAACGAAGATCAGGAACACACCTGTACCCATGTTGGAGTTCATTGAAGCCGTCGTATCATAGAAGGCATGCATCGCTACGGCAAGAAGGTATCCCAGCAGCATATTTGCAGTCTTACCTACGCCATCGCCACGGCTGTCGCAGAACTTTGCCCGTGCATACATGATGCCCATGATGACCGAGAATCCAAAGTGTGCCGGAATTGCGAAGATTGCCCGCGAGAAGGCAACACTCAGGCCATAGTTGAACACATAGAGAATGTTCTCAAACGCCGCAAAGCCAAGGGACACAAAGACCGAATACATCATCCCGTCGTAGGTATAGTTGAAGTTCAGGTTGTTCCAGGTACGCTTCTTGAGGAAGTAAAGCTTGCACCCTTCTTCAGTCAAACCTACAAACAGCATCTGTACGATGAGCAGCGTCATCTTATCCTGAATGTGGAAAGCCGGAATAATCAGGCCGTCCTCAATCCATTCCAGAACCATCGCCACCAGCGCCGCATAAACACCGCTCAGCGCCAGTCGCCATAACAGTGCGGCCGGCTCCCTGTCCTGAGGCAGATCATTCACGTAGACATAACGCATCAGGAAGATGGCAGGAATCACTGCCGCACCGACGTAGATCGCAATTTCCATCAATGACAGGCTAAGCAAACCATAGAACAGCATATTCAGTTCCTCTTTTCATGTACCAGATCATAGAGAAGATTCCGAGCAACGCCTGTCCGCGACGCGACTGCTTTCACGGCCGCATTCTTCGACAGTCCTTTTGCCGTCTCCTCATTAACCATGGCGATCAATACACCTTCATCCAGCTCCGGCTGAACCTGCTCAGCTCCCGCAATGACGACGACCATTTCTCCCTTGCGATCAGGAATCACTTCCAGAACTTCCGATATCGTACCACGCAGAAATTCCTCATGCACCTTGGTCAGTTCACGCGCAACACAGCACTTGCGATCACCGAACACGACCAGCGCATCCCGCAGCATCTTCTCAATCCGGTGCGGCGCCTCGTAGTACACCATCGTCATCGGAAGTGACGCATATTCCTTCATCTTCTCGACCCGCGCATGTTCGCTGGGCGGCAGAAAACCGATAAAGACAAACGGCTGGACCACCAGTCCCGAAGCGACTAAGGCATCCACGCCGGCATTGGGACCGCTGACCGGAATCACATTGAATCCGGCGTCGATGATGGCGGGCACAAGTGTCTGCCCCGGATCATTGATCAGGGGATAGCCCGCATCCGAGATCAGGGCAACATTTTTACCCTCTTCCAGCAGCGCCAGAATCCCCTTCGTACTCGGTTCTTCGTTGAACTTCTGATACGAGATCAGGCGCTTGGAAATATCAAAGCGCTTCAGCAGAACACCCGACGTACGCGTATCTTCACAGGCAATGACATCGACACTCTTCAGCACATCGACAGCCCGCGGCGTGAATTCATCCATATTGCCGATCGGCGTAGCCACCAGATACAGCGACGCCTTTCCGTTTTCAAAACTGCGCTGGTCGTTCATATTACTCCGACGTTTCTTCCTTGTGTCTGCTCTTGAAGCTGCGCACTTCTACATTTGCGCCCTGCGGACGATTGATTCTCCGGTTGTTGTTATTGTTGGAACTGCGGCGGTTACCACCACGGGTTCCTTCCGCCCTGTTATTATTTCTTGGCGCATCCGCCTTCCGCGGCTGCTTCCTGGCAGCGGCGGCCTTAGCCGGAGCAGCCTTGCGTGCACCTCCATCCGGTGTACGCTCCGGGCTTTTCTCCTGCTTTCTGCTTTCATCGCTGGTGGAGAAGTTCGTGCTGATCGGTCCGGAAGACATGTTGTTCTTATGGACGCCGGGGATCGTCGTTGCCGGCCGGGAGCGTCCGGGCCCCTTGCGGGCAACGGTGACGCCCTTGCGGACAATCGCCTTTTCGCGCAGATCCTCGAGCGTCACCTCCTGGAACGTTTCACTGTTTTCCAGACGTGCCGAATCATTCATGACATTCATGGAGGATACACGGTACATGGCGCCGTCATATTCGACATGGGCGCCGATCTTGGGCAGCCCCTCGGTCAGCTCCTTGTACGTAT contains:
- a CDS encoding helix-turn-helix transcriptional regulator, which codes for MAENNKLKLLYTLEIMQHTDADHPLNISQIIQHLQAKGIHAERKSVARDLQTISEAGFSIEKCENHNDGFYMTDQIFEDYELKILADAVASAAWLTEKDSEKLIQKLASAATENGRNLISSTTYIDSSLKSEDAANKIKFDTVLHAIMDRHQISFQYTVVGPDGKKEPYRGGKVYTASPYYLPLYENEYYLIANPSEHDHATHFKLDLMENITETELPVRPVSEISEFKDQGSSFSINKYLKESVHMYNGVPEALALHCSKWVRRNIQRKFGKNIVMINQPDGSFKVHVKAVASEGFYQWLAGYGRNIVIEEPERIKNEFLEFIDGIQQAYIEEKRAENESGSSK
- a CDS encoding AAA family ATPase — its product is MTRDENCEEFDPEVIEAFESVKGYRYVRGFLMRIAEILRGNPKFKALGSRDPSGIILFGKNGAGKTTLANCLIRASGRPSFQIHHISPLTTNYRQITDVFAAAENQTPSIIFLDDLDQYSTISTHLEIKLKECMDAIEGKNVFIVFTADRYDYYETLIRPGKIDIALDLEAIDQEDIREIVEPILNAGNMNTELAPQKIAKILSSPETTPLIVKNIMKQAVLEAASNNHPCITAFDFFLARLSIIKDRQGCSLEEINRQNEKRSLPQEAYETAAKTVVLEVMAPGTVDVAAIYMSSGTTASTILKRREDGEYSAGKEAIYERDIIANAAARMIDIMKFGIVKNEPVVQLEEVYHFLEEISEDGIWFDLGGNENGLDQENNNINIRVLAVIAERIASYLLIKHQRFVDALANMLLQEGIVLDDQIQECRRKSESSTDEKSFFGFNN
- a CDS encoding AAA family ATPase, producing the protein MENAESNPSFDDKIMKAFKPVWGFSDLKKRLMTIAKILKDPPNVDESGDHEPSGLLLYGYDAMGKTLLAKCLIQASGRKAYRICIDRPDRNWDTIIHSVFEEALAHAPSIVYLADLETYVFQDESTAEKIKKELMNCIDSVHGKHVFVLVACNPTYAYDPKLVSRERIDLQIYIDCLEMDQKCTVDFLRSSLKELNISSDLAPEEILKLFGWPLALEPARLRNFVQEAADEAVQSGYSSIHVSNYYHALLSADEEAPVYAFHQEQRDINRTCMQKKAYEIAAKTALWELYFPGSTHIAGVFWFHGARGIRWGSVPDQCKKSFLEQRIEEDRKFSIIDASPRMISLMKFGRSEPAPFSENESVNSVLEDMDQEGFFDHAERFFPVENANERLKNYWYWLLIKEAERTSLSLLKKNESFVDLLAEELLQNEFLLEEQIQECRQKRAQSEQTVFHKRISI
- a CDS encoding PrsW family intramembrane metalloprotease, giving the protein MEIAIYVGAAVIPAIFLMRYVYVNDLPQDREPAALLWRLALSGVYAALVAMVLEWIEDGLIIPAFHIQDKMTLLIVQMLFVGLTEEGCKLYFLKKRTWNNLNFNYTYDGMMYSVFVSLGFAAFENILYVFNYGLSVAFSRAIFAIPAHFGFSVIMGIMYARAKFCDSRGDGVGKTANMLLGYLLAVAMHAFYDTTASMNSNMGTGVFLIFVVIMYFVIYRLIKREARTDRPIY
- the rsmI gene encoding 16S rRNA (cytidine(1402)-2'-O)-methyltransferase, whose amino-acid sequence is MNDQRSFENGKASLYLVATPIGNMDEFTPRAVDVLKSVDVIACEDTRTSGVLLKRFDISKRLISYQKFNEEPSTKGILALLEEGKNVALISDAGYPLINDPGQTLVPAIIDAGFNVIPVSGPNAGVDALVASGLVVQPFVFIGFLPPSEHARVEKMKEYASLPMTMVYYEAPHRIEKMLRDALVVFGDRKCCVARELTKVHEEFLRGTISEVLEVIPDRKGEMVVVIAGAEQVQPELDEGVLIAMVNEETAKGLSKNAAVKAVASRTGVARNLLYDLVHEKRN